A window of the Henckelia pumila isolate YLH828 chromosome 3, ASM3356847v2, whole genome shotgun sequence genome harbors these coding sequences:
- the LOC140888636 gene encoding benzoate carboxyl methyltransferase-like produces MRLIKNILHMNAGDGETSYAKNSTLQKSGISKTWPILDETLKNMLNTERFEEGCCFKMVDLGCASGPNTLLVVSHIMDTLQSLSSTAFQEFQFFLNDLPDNDFNNLFKLVQNFYQEKETKTKPRCFIHGSPGSFYDRLFASKSMHFAYSSYSVHWLSKVPDGLESNNKENIYIAMTSPVNILQSYANQFRSDFSKFLGVRGDEIIRGGRMVLSLAGRRVEDTSSIDENAQYTILAETLYDMVVEGLIKKDDLYSFNVPIYTPCPREVETIISKEGSFKLDKMDVYPVPWDPSQDEDGLFFEKHRSAKFVADGVRAVIEPLLASHFSRIINYDAVFKNYAEKLGEHLSKEKPSYFTITLSLRRKL; encoded by the exons ATGAGGTTGATCAAGAATATTCTACATATGAATGCTGGAGATGGTGAGACTAGCTACGCCAAAAATTCAACTCTTCAA AAATCTGGGATATCAAAAACATGGCCTATATTAGATGAAACCCTGAAAAATATGCTGAATACGGAGAGATTCGAGGAGGGATGCTGCTTCAAAATGGTCGATTTGGGTTGCGCGTCGGGCCCTAACACGTTGTTAGTCGTCTCCCATATCATGGACACTCTACAAAGTCTCTCCAGCACTGCATTTCAAGAATTTCAATTTTTCTTGAATGATCTTCCAG ATAATGACTTCAACAACTTGTTCAAGTTGGTGCAAAACTTCTACCAAGAAAAAGAAACTAAAACAAAACCGCGATGCTTTATACATGGCTCGCCCGGGTCTTTCTACGATAGACTATTTGCAAGCAAGAGTATGCACTTTGCTTATTCTTCTTACAGTGTCCATTGGCTCTCTAAG GTTCCCGATGGACTTGAGAGCAATAACAAAGAAAATATATACATAGCAATGACAAGTCCCGTGAACATATTGCAATCATATGCAAACCAATTTCGAAGCGACTTCTCAAAATTTCTTGGTGTTCGAGGTGATGAAATAATACGCGGTGGGCGTATGGTGTTGTCGTTAGCTGGAAGACGTGTGGAAGACACTTCTTCCATAGATGAAAATGCACAGTACACAATTCTTGCAGAGACACTTTACGACATGGTCGTCGAG GGGCTGATCAAGAAGGACGATCTGTATTCTTTTAACGTGCCTATATACACCCCTTGCCCGCGCGAAGTTGAGACGATAATCAGCAAAGAAGGGTCCTTCAAATTGGACAAGATGGACGTTTATCCGGTCCCATGGGATCCTAGCCAAGACGAAGATGGTTTATTTTTCGAAAAACATAGGAGTGCGAAATTTGTGGCAGACGGTGTTCGGGCAGTAATTGAGCCATTGCTAGCTAGCCATTTTAGTAGGATAATAAACTACGATGCTGTATTTAAGAATTATGCAGAAAAGTTGGGTGAGCATTTGTCTAAGGAGAAGCCATCATACTTTACCATAACCCTTTCTTTGAGAAGGAAATTATAA
- the LOC140887358 gene encoding uncharacterized protein isoform X2, with the protein MEGTKLMEEQLDSLYYKIREVNGSRKLSTGKQRKRTVDGAPDILDPLEVRTKGSGKILKSAKEKAISRVRRCNGCGLRGVSHDKRNCPNLRDGSTIDNQYNSDESTDDST; encoded by the exons gaacAAAGCTCATGGAGGAGCAATTGGATTCTCTGTACTACAAAATTAGAGAAGTGAACGGCAGTAGAAAACTGAGTACTGGAAAGCAGAGGAAGAGAACTGTTGATGGGGCCCCAGATATTTTGGATCCTTTAGAAGTGAGAACAAAAGGAAGTGGGAAAATATTGAAATCTGCGAAGGAAAAGGCAATCTCAAGAGTCAGGCGATGTAATGGGTGTGGGCTTCGAGGTGTGTCCCACGATAAACGCAATTGTCCAAATTTGCGTGACGG GTCAACCATAGATAATCAATACAACAGTGATGAGAGCACAGATGATTCCACCTAG
- the LOC140893466 gene encoding uncharacterized protein — MGWQQNYFHGTPYFRQELEQPRESEKLSLEGDIVGGLILERQIYFLKDEPKIFGINSTIVARNVDAGFGAFSRLVCLQLHPTFNLPHPTESYVSFIAIDRSNYEI; from the exons ATGGGTTGGCAGCAGAATTATTTTCATGGAACACCTTACTTCAG ACAGGAACTGGAGCAGCCTAGAGAATCTGAGAAACTAAGCTTAGAAGGTGATATTGTAGGTGGACTGATTCTCGAACGACAAATTTATTTCCTAAAAGACGAACCAAAAATTTTTGGAATCAATTCTACCATTGTGGCTCGGAACGTTGATGCTGGTTTTGGAGCATTTTCAAG GCTTGTGTGCTTGCAGTTGCATCCAACTTTCAATTTGCCACACCCCACCGAATCATACGTTTCATTCATTGCCATTGATCGGTCGAACTACGAAATCTAG